DNA from Trichomycterus rosablanca isolate fTriRos1 chromosome 23, fTriRos1.hap1, whole genome shotgun sequence:
GCTAACACTCAAATTGACCATTTTAATTACTCACTAATAGTCTTTAAACCTAATCAATAATCTAACCAGTGACTGATCATGGGAAATCTGATTTTCAAGCTCAGGCTACGTCTAAAAGCAGAGCTTAAGTCAGTGTCATAATCTAGTCACGAAGGCTTCATTTCCCATGCGGCTCTGGATGTGGATCCGTACCCATCGTCCTCTCTGTACACTTCGCCCAGTCGACGCTACGCCAAATAAATTCTGGTGCTGGTGTTAAATGAGCACAACTCCCTAATTGTGCCCtcaaattgtgttttattttgcttCTGAGTTTTGAAATATAATCAGTTTGCctaattttattgcatttcctAATGATGCTCGCCCTGAGCAATTGTACTGTGTAAGCCTTAGCAAACGGCGCGTGTCAGCTAGCGAGATTAATCTTGATTACTTTAGCCTTTGATGAAGTAGCGTACGATAATACTCTAATTGGGGAATATTGCCGCATAAAAAAGGTGATAGATAGACGGAGCGATAGACGTTCAAATTCCGCTCGTAAAGGTTGTACTGTTTATGCAATTAGCGCTAAAACATTTTAGCAGGTCTAAGATGCGTAAACACTGATTAATGACCGACTCTACTGATTACCTAGTTATTTTGCTATGTGTAGAAGGTTGGCAAAGAGCCTGGAACTGGCTGTTTGGATTTATAAAGAGGACACATATAAGCTGCTAACAGTCCCGAAGGGCACGCACTAACATGCTAATCACTGTACACTTCCCACAGCACAATCAACAGCCATTAAAAACAACTGGTTGGTATGAGTGATCAAGGGTTATCTCTTCTAGTGTCTGTAGACAAAATattgcacatttatttattcacaattatttattttatttattattttattatttatttattgttatttaattaatttacattatttttttattatttattatgtacagtgtatcacaaaagtgagtacacccctcacatttctgcagatatttaagtatatcttttcatgggacaacactgacaaaatgacactttgacacaatgaaaagtagtctgtgtgcagcttatataacagtgtaaatttattcttccctcaaaacaactcaatatacagccattaatgtctaaaccactggcaacaaaagtgagtacacccctaagagactacacccctaaatgtccaaattgagcccttttccctccaaaatgtcatgtgatttgttagtgttactaggtctcaggtgtgcatagggagcaggtgtgttcaatttagtagtacagctctcacactctctcatactggtcactgaaagttccaacatggcacctcatggcaaagaactctctgaggatcttaaaagacgaattgttgcgctacatgaagatggccaaggctacaagaagattgccaacaccctgaaactgagctgcagcacagtggccaagatcatccagcgttttaaaagagcagggtccactcagaacagacctcgcgttggtcgtccaaagaagctgagtgcacgtgctcagcgtcacatccaactgctgtctttaaaagataggcgcaggagtgctgtcagcattgctgcagagattgaaaaggtggggggtcagcctgtcagtgctcagaccatacgccgcacactacatcaaattggtctgcatggctgtcaccccagaaggaagcctcttctgaagtctctacacaagaaagcccgcaaacagtttgctgaagacatgtcaacaaaggacatggattactggaaccatgtcctatggtctgatgagaccaagattaatttgtttggttcagatggtctcaagcatgtgtggcggcaatcaggtgaggagtacaaagataagtgtgtcatgcctacagtcaagcattgtggtgggaatgccatggtctggggctgcatgagtgcagcaggtgttggggagttacatttcattgagggacacatgaactccaatatgtactgtgaaatactgaagcagagcatgatcccctccctccggaaactgggtcgcagggcagtgttccagcatgataatgaccccaaacacacctctaagacgaccactgctttattgaagaggctgagggtaaaggtgatggactggccaagcatgtctccagacctaaacccaatagaacatctttggggcatcctcaagcggaaggtggaggagcgcaaagtctcgaatatccgccagctccgtgatgtcatcatggaggagtggaaaagcattccagtggcaacctgtgaagctctggtaaactccatgcccaggagagttaaggcagttctgggaaataatggtggccacacaaaatattgacacttcaggaactttcacttaggggtgtactcacttttgttgccggtggtttagacattaatggctgtatattgagttattttgagggaagaataaatttacactgttatataagctgcacacagactacttttcattgtgtcaaagtgtcattttgtcagtgttgtcccatgaaaagatatacttaaatatctgcagaaatgtgaggggtatactcacttttgtgatacactgtatgtatgtatttatatgaaGTTTAGGTAAAAGTATCTTTTATGGGTGTGGAGGAATAAAGTAAAATGCTGACTATTTGTGGTGCTGGCAACATTTTGCTGAGGGTTTCATGGTGTCTGTGGGGAATCCTAATCACAACGGACTTCAGACTTTTGGGTGCAAAATATTCACTTCATGCCACGTTCAGTACCTATATCAattcaatttttatttatttatttgtttgtttgtttattattattagtatttgtttgtttattattattattattattattattattattattatttatttatttatttatttatttatttatttattttttattattattattttggatgGACAACAACATAAAACTGCTAAAAGGCATCCACAATAAGTCcccactgacagtggtctgAGAAGGGACAAGGCAACTAAGTCTCATGGCTAGCAGAGGGCATGAAGACTATGGCACCTGTCACAGGATTGTTTATGAGtttccaatggtttaatcatgtagtaacccaactttagggaGTTGCAGACTAGAAGTAGTTTTTAAAATCAGCGATATTATAAAGTGATATAATAAAACGCTGACAATTTGTGGTGCTGGCAACATTTTCTAAAGGTTTCATGGTGTCATTATAGGGTATTCCTAATTACGACTAGGTTTAAGAATCTTCAAAACAGCGTGGGGTGCTTACAGGGATCCTCAATAAGTCCCTACTgacagtggtctgaggagggacaagGCAGCCGAGACTCAAGGCTGTCAGAGGACATGAAGACTATGGCAACAGTCACAGtcattaactaattaattaacataaataaatagataaataaataaataaataaattaattaataaataaataaaacctaaacTCCACTGACAGTAGAATTGGTCTAATAATCCACTAGtgaattgaaataaataaataaataaattaaccaaTCAATCATAAACTCCACTGACAGTAGAATTGGTTTAATAATTCACTAGtgaattgaaataaataaataaataaatcctaaacTCCACTGACCGTAGAATTGATTTAATAATCCACTAGtgaattgaaataaataaataaataaattctaaacTCCACTGACCGTAGAATtgatttaataattgaaataaataactaaatgaattgaattaataaaaaaaaaaataataataaataaataaataaataaataaataaataaatcctaaacTCCACTGTCCGTAGAATtgatttaataattgaaataaataactaaatgaattgaaataataaataaataaataaacaaacaaacaaacaaacaaacaaacaaacaaacaaacaaacaaacaaacaaacaaataaataaataaataaataaataaataaataaataaataaatcctaaacTTCACTGACAGTAGAATTGGATTAAAAATCTACAAGtgaattgaaataaataaataaataaataaataaataaataaataaataaataaataaataaataaataaataaataaataaaaacaagcatCTGAAATTTTACTGACagtacaattatattaataatctaCTAGTaaattgaaaacaaacaaacaaataaataaatcatcttAAACTTTACTTACAGTAAAATTgacttttaaatttaaattaattaattaacaaaagGCATCTTTAAATTCTTTGACAGTAGAATTAGCTTCATAATCCAATAGTGAAAAGTTCATAGAACCACAGATAGGTGTCCCTAGATAGGTGTGCCACCCATACTAAAGTGTCAGGAACAACTCTGACACGAGAAGATCACAGTCATCTTCATTTCTATATGCAAAACTCCAAACGCACCAAAAGCACACAGACCCGTGTTTAAATGTTGCGCATGTACATTTAGACAAATCAGTGCATTTTGGAGCAGGAAGGGTAGCATGTATGATATCAAGAGCTCCATATCCAGAGTAAATTATAGGGGTAAAATGAGCGTTGGGGTTATTGATGAAATCAGGAATGGGATGATGTACTggattgtttttcatttttgctGACATTTTATAACCACAAATTTAAATCCTTCACCCTGTTTCAAATGTGCAAGACAAAGGGCCAGTAAACCTGATTAAAATGCACACGAGAGCTCTATACGACATTATACATACAGGTAATTTCATTTCTTAATCACAACTTAGAGGCTAGCACATCATTCAAGGGTGAAATAATGGAATGCAATCAAGGGTGCATGGACGTATCAGAACATGCACGACTCTAATAGATTCTAATAGACGTGATGCAATTTTCTTCTGCACCACTGATTAAAGCTTTGACCTTATACTGAATTTCCCAGAATTACCCTAGTATTAATGCTGCACTGCCATGGTTCTTCACATTACACTTACAGTTAGTTAAATCTAGAGGAGCTGCTTAGGAGGTTAATCTATTTCTTGCCTAAattattgtgtttgtttatttatttattgaattttattttttattcatttttgtttttattttttatttacttatttttattcatgttatttatttatttatttagctaattaattatttgtattttatttatttatttagttgtagTTCCAACCCTGCACGTAGGCGGCCTGGAGGTAAGAGCCGCTCTCTTCATGACCCCGGGACAACTGAGGAGTTCGGTGTTTCCCCAGGTGACTGAGCAGTCCTGTTCAGGATAGCACTGCTCACCCTCACAAGAGGGAGGAGACTCGAAAAGGTGTCTCAAACATTGCTTGTCCCCTCTACTCACTGGCCAGTTCACCGCGGCTGGCAGTGTTACCCTTCCTGCGGTCGaaacataaagaaaagcaaaagGTTGATTTTCGGAGCATGGAACATTCGAACACTCATGGACAGGAAAACTTTAACAAGACCTGAGAGGAGAACAGCCCTCATTGCAAAAGAACTATCACGCTACAGCATCGATATCGCCGCACTCAGTGAAACTAGGCTGGCAGATGAGGGATCTGTTGCTGAGCCTAAGGGCGGCTACACTTTCTTCTGGAAAGGCAAAGCCCAAGAGGAAGAAAGAATTCATGGTATAGGTTTAGCCATAAAGTCATCGCTCCTCAAGCAGTTACCAGACCTCCCTTCTGCCATCAGTGAACGACTGATGAGACTCCGCTTCCCACTTAGTGCCTCACGGCATGTCACGGTCATAAGTGCTTATGCTCCAACACTGACCAGCAGTGCTGAAGCGAAAGAGACCTTCTACGAGGATCTGAATAACCTCGTGAAGGCTGTACCCCCTGGAGATACGCTCCTACTGCTGGGCGACTTTAACGCTAGAGTCGGCACCGATTACTTGAACTGGAAAGATGTGCTGGGACCACATGGTGTAGGCAATATGAATTCCAATGGCCTGCTGCTCCTGAGCCTCTGTGCAGATAATAACTTGACAATCACCAACACCCTGTTTCGGCAAGCTGACAAGTACAAATCAACTTGGATGCATCCGAGGTCCAAGCAATGGCACTTGATCGACTATGTTATCTGCCGCAAACGTGATGCTAGAGACTTCAGGATCACTAGGGCCATGCGAGGGGCAGAATGCTGGACAGATCACCGTTTGGTCAGGTCAGTTGTCAAGCTTTGCATAGCTCCTACACATTGGAGGAAGCCCAAGCTTGTTCGGCCATCCTTTAACATTGCCAAGCTCAACTATCTAAGGCACCGAGACCACTTTGCGAACAGCCTCGATGACAAGCTGACCTCTCATGGACCACTCACTGGGAGCCCGACTCAAAAATGGGACCAGTTCAGCACAATGGTGAAAGAGACAGCCCAGTCAATACTCGGCCAAAAAAAGAGAGTGCACCAGGACTGGTTTGATGAGAACGACGAAGCCATCACCCAGCTCCTGGCTGAGAAGCAGAAGGCATTCATAATCTGGCAGAATGATATCTCCTCCACCTCGAAGCGTGACCACCTCAAACATCTTCAGTCTCGTGCCAAAACCGCCCTACGCCACATGCAGGACGAGTGGTGGAAGCGGAAAGCAGACGAAGTCCAGCTGTATGCTGACACTAAGAACTCGAGGATGCTCTTCAGCACCATCAAGGCAGTATATGGACCACCTCGACCAAACACCGCCCCTCTTCTGTCAACGAATGGCACGCTGCTGAAAGAGAAGAAGGCTATAAATGAAAGATGGAGGGAACACTTCAGCACCCTTCTCAACAGACCCTCCACTGTCAGCAACGAAGCCCTGGACCAGATCCCTCAGAGACCCACACTAGACAACCTCGACCTCCTCCCTAGTCTGAAAGAGATCCAGAAAGCCATCAAGCAGACTAGTTTAGGAAAAGCCCCTGGCCAGGATGGGATCCCTGCAGAAATCTATAAGACTGCGGGGCCAGTGGCTCTGGACGCCTTCCGCAACCTCCTCTGTAGCATATGGGAGGAAGAGGACATGCCCCAGGAGTTCAGAAATGCCAAAATTGTCTCCCTTCACAAAAACAAAGGTAGTAAATCTGACTGTGGCAACTACAGAGGCATATCTCTCCTGTCTACTGCTGGCAAGATTTTGGCACGTGTCATCCTTAATCGCCTGATCTCCAATATCTCTGAGGTGAATCTACCAGAATCCCAGTGTGGTTTCCGTCCAGGCCGAAGCACAACTGACATGATCTTTGTAGTTCGTCAGCTTCAAGAGAAGTGCAGAGAACAAAATCTGGACCTGTATGCAGTCTTCATCGACCTGACCAAGGCGTTTGATACTGTCAACAGAGAGGCCCTGTGGAAAGTTCTTTATAAACTTGGCTGTCCCAGAAAGTTCGTGACCTTGATCCGCCTGTTTCATGACAACATGACTGGCCTGGTCCTTTCTGGAGGAGAAGTGTCTGAGCCCTTTGCGATCGCCAATGGTGTGAAGCAAGGGTGTGTTCTAGCCCCAGTGCTTTTCAATCTCTTCTTTGCCTGTGTTCTTAACCAGGCTCTCGGAGACATAGAAGATGGAGTATACATCAGGTATAGGCTGGACGGGTCTCTCTTCGACCTCCGTCGTCTAAGTGCAAAAACCAAGACAGTCGAGAAATTGATCTTGGAAGCACTATTCGCTGATGACTGTGCCCTTATGGCACACACGGAATCTGCCCTCCAACTCATTGTCAACAAGTTTGCTGAGGCATCCCACTTGTTCGGCCTTACCATCAGCCTCGGgaaaacagaagtgttattccAGCCCAGCCCTTCCTCAACAGACTTAACAGCCTGCCGTCCATCCATCTCCATCAAGGGAACAGAGCTGAAGACTGTGGAGGAATTCAGGTACCTCGGCAGTGTCATCTCCAGTGATGGCTCCCTTGACAAAGAGATCAATGCCAGGATCTGCAAGGCAAGCCAAGCCCTGGGTAGACTGCGAGTGCGCGTGTTGAATCAACACAACATCCGGCAGTCCACCAAACTCAAGCTCTACAAGTCAGTTGTTCTCACCAGCCTCCTCTACGGATGTGAGACTTGGACCTTGTACAGAAGGCACCTTAAACTGCTGGAGCACTTTCACATGCGGAGCTTGCGCTCAATCATGGGCATTAAATGGCAGGACAGGATCGCAAATCTTGAGGTCCTAGACCGTGCAGAGACCACCAGCATTGAAGCTATGATCCTGAAGGCCCAACTCAGATGGACGGGGCATGTCATCCGGATGGACAGTAACAGAATCCCAAAGCAACTCCTCTTTGGTGAGCTCTGTAAAGGAAAGAGAAAGCGAGGCAGGCCGTTGAAACGCTTTAAGGACTGCATCAAGGCCAGCATTGCCCACACTGGAATTAGCCCCCAAGCAGCAGAGATATTTGAGGACAAACGACGTGCCAGCATCTCTGAGGCACGTGCAAAAAAGAAAGCAGTAGCACTGAAATCTCCAGGCCAGTTTCCCTGCCCCCAATGCGGACGTCTTTGTCGTTCCCGCCTTGGACTTTATAGCCACCTTCGAGCCCACCCCTGCACATAGATGTCATTGTCGAACTCGACGGACCACCTAggatttatttatccatttcattgtttatttttattcatttttcattaatatttattttacttaaataattatttgtgtttttacttatttgtttatttttatttatttattcaattatttattttaatttatgttttagtttcattatttatttttatttttttatttcattatttatttatttatttttattatttattaatttgtttgtttgatttttgttataattatttatttaactatttattcatttattcatttttttataaataatatttttgttcactgttttgtattttatttatttgtttttatttatttatttgtctatttatttatttttaatttttacttatgtatttttttaaatttcttatttatttatttattttagtttatttatatatttatttttattatttattaatgtgtttgttttttatttatttatccatgtctatttttatgtcttatttatttatttattttattatttatttttattattattatttatttagttatttatttttagcgaTACGCCCTCTTGATTTTGTTCCTGCCGCATCTCTTCAGAGCTTGCGTTCCGTCTGGCTTTAGCCACCCGGAAAATACACCAGGCTGTCAACCCGCCGACACAGAGTCGAACCCATTACGTTCTTTTGAGTTTATTTCCCTGATTTAAAGCAACAAAGTCTGCTGGGATGCTCTCCAAGGATGCTGTCAGAACATGTTTTATGTCTTTGGCTTTTGCATCTTTCTGCAAGCTTGTCACATTCTCTCAGCGCCACCCAGCACACCATCAGGACCTCTGGTGTACCCAATATTATTAGAATATTGATACAAtccaaataagaaaaaaactaaGAACAGTCGGTGTTGTTAGTGCATGAATTAAAGCGCCACTCCGATGATTCTGGGCATTTTAATTAGTGATTTTTATGGCCTTATCCTCTcattaaatgaattattaattaagCAAAAAATATAGGCGTGTTTAATGCCTCAATTATCCAGGAGGGGTTTTATAGTGCCACGGTTCAGGATTCTAAAAGGGGGGAAAGAGGACTTTTAGTCCTGACCACCCCCCTTCCATCCTTTCTATTTCTTATTCTATTCCAGCTGCTGGTGGAATACATTATAAGCTGTATGCATGCATACTTCCACGCTGACATTTACCTGAATTAAAGTGTTTCGGATCAGCTGGACCGAAAGGTGCATACATAATGGTGAAGGTTGCACTTATAGAGTAACATTTCTCTAAGCAAGTGAGGGGTATAGTGTTCCCATAATCCAATGTATgaaaaatatgtacattttaaaaataggtTACTGTGTGACTACTGAATATTAGTATATTCACAATTTGCTGTTATATTTATGTGCTTTAGATAATCAGGATTTTAGATaagagtttttttatttttttattttatttactcataGCTCCAATAATATAGGTAGAACCAAACCATGGTTGGCCTGTAATTATTTGCTAGGTTATTGGGGAAAGCTGTAACAAAAATAcagtttatattgtatatttggaTTTCTTTCTTCAAAttggttattgttattattatttatgtacttatttattcatgtatttatttatttatataattatttatttttattttaaacatagccaatcatgtctgtgtagacaccaacctggccagtagcactgctgagaatccGAACTTTGGAACCCAGCGATAGCAGTCTAGCGTCATTTATTAGTAGctcaaataataatacatttagtaataatgataataataataataacagtaataataataataataataataataataataataataacagtaataataataataataataataataataataacaataataataataatcataaa
Protein-coding regions in this window:
- the LOC134300780 gene encoding uncharacterized protein LOC134300780 is translated as MKVQHEAKCVVVAGRRVALMTVLRQRWRPSPALSRHMALATAMRIRLHQCLTVILGYGPDCLLSAVTHERFRHSPNARLPSQHALHRGHRSSSSDPRRESIKKRQTEARCWDNPLSSAGLRAKPLRALPKWPNGCSSNPARRRPGGKSRSLHDPGTTEEFGVSPVHRGWQCYPSCGRNIKKSKRLIFGAWNIRTLMDRKTLTRPERRTALIAKELSRYSIDIAALSETRLADEGSVAEPKGGYTFFWKGKAQEEERIHGIGLAIKSSLLKQLPDLPSAISERLMRLRFPLSASRHVTVISAYAPTLTSSAEAKETFYEDLNNLVKAVPPGDTLLLLGDFNARVGTDYLNWKDVLGPHGVGNMNSNGLLLLSLCADNNLTITNTLFRQADKYKSTWMHPRSKQWHLIDYVICRKRDARDFRITRAMRGAECWTDHRLVRSVVKLCIAPTHWRKPKLVRPSFNIAKLNYLRHRDHFANSLDDKLTSHGPLTGSPTQKWDQFSTMVKETAQSILGQKKRVHQDWFDENDEAITQLLAEKQKAFIIWQNDISSTSKRDHLKHLQSRAKTALRHMQDEWWKRKADEVQLYADTKNSRMLFSTIKAVYGPPRPNTAPLLSTNGTLLKEKKAINERWREHFSTLLNRPSTVSNEALDQIPQRPTLDNLDLLPSLKEIQKAIKQTSLGKAPGQDGIPAEIYKTAGPVALDAFRNLLCSIWEEEDMPQEFRNAKIVSLHKNKGSKSDCGNYRGISLLSTAGKILARVILNRLISNISEVNLPESQCGFRPGRSTTDMIFVVRQLQEKCREQNLDLYAVFIDLTKAFDTVNREALWKVLYKLGCPRKFVTLIRLFHDNMTGLVLSGGEVSEPFAIANGVKQGCVLAPVLFNLFFACVLNQALGDIEDGVYIRYRLDGSLFDLRRLSAKTKTVEKLILEALFADDCALMAHTESALQLIVNKFAEASHLFGLTISLGKTEVLFQPSPSSTDLTACRPSISIKGTELKTVEEFRYLGSVISSDGSLDKEINARICKASQALGRLRVRVLNQHNIRQSTKLKLYKSVVLTSLLYGCETWTLYRRHLKLLEHFHMRSLRSIMGIKWQDRIANLEVLDRAETTSIEAMILKAQLRWTGHVIRMDSNRIPKQLLFGELCKGKRKRGRPLKRFKDCIKASIAHTGISPQAAEIFEDKRRASISEARAKKKAVALKSPGQFPCPQCGRLCRSRLGLYSHLRAHPCT